One Desulfonatronum thiodismutans DNA segment encodes these proteins:
- the fusA gene encoding elongation factor G — protein MNKAKSTPTTSSPAHGPGKRSSLSLVRNIGIIAHIDAGKTTVTERILYFSGAIHRMGEVHEGNATMDYLPEEQERGITITSACTTTQWHEHILNIIDTPGHVDFTIEVERSLRVLDGAVGVFCAVGGVEPQSETVWRQSEKFGVPKLAFINKLDRLGADFAAVLEDMRSKLRTMPLPLQIPDGQGQDFKGVIDLLRMRFLSFIPEDKGANDQWQEAELTAEQELAARPWREQILEKVAEQDDALLEAYLSGLPMDLDAIQAVIRHATLEGALVPVLCGSALKNAGIQPLLDAICAYLPSPEDAPAAKGMHPVSHDPVSLSADPGGPLAALVFKITIEAGRRLAYARIYSGTLAEGEQIRNVTQGQDERIAHIYRMHADKKQRLDKAGAGLIVALAGCKVTRTGDTLATLNSPVLLEQITAYQPVISLALEPKTQADAKKLSESLQFFLLQDPTLFLSQDEETDQLILSGMGELHLDVVLERMHREYGVSPRTGNPQVLHQETILKPAQGQAVFERELAKIPHFGAVRIAVAPRDRNKGNAVRWTMDTQGWPEAWIKAVEQGVADGLQSGVAKGYPVQDALVEIMQLERRDGESSPVGYQMAAAQALKQALNEADPVLLEPIMNIEMTVPDEFVGEVIGLFNSRGGRVGNMFDRSGAKVVTGMAPMRQLFGFSTALRSASQGRAGFTMRFARFDALA, from the coding sequence ATGAACAAAGCCAAATCCACGCCGACGACATCCTCCCCTGCCCACGGGCCGGGAAAACGCTCCAGCTTGTCCCTGGTTCGCAACATCGGGATCATCGCCCACATTGACGCCGGCAAGACCACGGTCACCGAGCGCATCCTCTATTTCAGCGGGGCCATTCACCGCATGGGCGAGGTGCACGAAGGTAACGCCACCATGGACTACCTGCCCGAGGAACAGGAACGGGGGATCACCATCACCTCGGCCTGCACCACCACCCAGTGGCATGAACATATCCTGAACATCATCGACACTCCGGGCCATGTGGACTTCACCATCGAGGTGGAGCGTAGCCTGCGGGTCTTGGATGGGGCCGTGGGCGTGTTTTGCGCGGTCGGTGGGGTGGAGCCGCAGTCCGAGACGGTCTGGCGACAGTCTGAAAAATTCGGCGTGCCCAAACTGGCCTTCATCAACAAACTCGACCGCCTGGGCGCGGACTTCGCCGCCGTGCTGGAGGACATGCGCTCCAAACTGCGCACCATGCCCCTGCCGCTGCAAATTCCGGACGGACAAGGCCAGGACTTCAAGGGCGTGATCGACCTGCTCCGGATGCGCTTTTTGAGCTTCATCCCGGAAGACAAAGGCGCGAACGACCAGTGGCAAGAGGCGGAGTTGACCGCTGAACAGGAACTGGCCGCCCGACCCTGGCGGGAGCAGATTTTGGAAAAAGTCGCCGAACAGGACGACGCCCTGCTGGAGGCGTATCTTTCCGGCTTGCCCATGGACCTGGACGCTATTCAGGCCGTCATCCGCCACGCCACGCTGGAGGGCGCCCTGGTTCCCGTACTCTGCGGCTCGGCCCTGAAAAATGCCGGAATCCAGCCGCTGCTGGACGCGATCTGCGCCTACCTGCCTTCCCCCGAGGACGCCCCGGCCGCCAAAGGCATGCACCCGGTCAGTCACGACCCCGTCTCTCTGTCCGCGGACCCCGGCGGACCGCTGGCCGCCCTGGTCTTCAAGATCACCATTGAGGCCGGTCGGCGCTTGGCCTATGCCCGGATCTACTCCGGAACCCTGGCCGAAGGCGAGCAGATCCGCAACGTGACCCAGGGCCAGGATGAACGTATTGCCCATATCTACCGGATGCACGCCGACAAAAAGCAACGCCTGGACAAGGCCGGGGCCGGCCTGATCGTGGCTCTGGCCGGCTGCAAGGTCACCCGTACCGGGGATACGCTGGCGACGTTGAACAGCCCGGTGCTTCTGGAGCAAATCACCGCCTACCAGCCGGTGATCTCCCTGGCCCTGGAGCCCAAGACCCAGGCGGACGCCAAGAAGCTCTCCGAATCGCTCCAATTCTTCCTGCTCCAGGACCCGACCCTGTTCCTGAGCCAGGACGAGGAAACCGACCAATTGATCCTCTCCGGAATGGGCGAACTGCACCTGGACGTTGTCCTGGAGCGGATGCATCGGGAGTACGGAGTTTCCCCTCGGACCGGCAACCCACAGGTGCTGCATCAGGAAACCATCCTCAAACCCGCCCAAGGGCAGGCCGTGTTCGAGCGCGAGCTGGCCAAGATTCCACATTTCGGCGCGGTCCGGATCGCCGTGGCTCCGCGGGACCGGAACAAGGGCAACGCCGTGCGCTGGACCATGGACACCCAAGGCTGGCCCGAGGCCTGGATCAAGGCCGTGGAGCAAGGCGTCGCCGACGGTCTGCAAAGCGGCGTGGCCAAGGGATATCCTGTCCAGGATGCGCTGGTGGAGATCATGCAGCTGGAACGGCGCGACGGAGAATCCTCGCCTGTGGGCTACCAGATGGCCGCTGCCCAGGCCTTGAAGCAAGCCTTGAACGAAGCCGATCCGGTGCTCCTGGAACCGATCATGAACATCGAAATGACCGTCCCGGACGAGTTCGTGGGTGAGGTGATCGGGCTCTTCAATTCCCGAGGCGGCCGGGTGGGCAACATGTTCGACCGTTCCGGAGCCAAGGTGGTCACCGGCATGGCCCCCATGCGACAACTATTCGGCTTTTCCACGGCCCTGCGCTCCGCCTCCCAGGGCCGGGCCGGCTTCACCATGCGCTTCGCCCGTTTCGACGCCCTGGCGTGA